The proteins below are encoded in one region of Bremerella sp. P1:
- a CDS encoding formylglycine-generating enzyme family protein: MNRYVVGGAGVASVVVLISLTWLFGSFSWALATTVLIAAVGGGFFAYRQFTQKFAAQPSTNSSQPEDAAPRRAASPVDTSNSKDSQSLARKMLDQGRYTLLLRPQIAESIPSKLLNRAQTMLDDEMTLVPGGETIVGKGANDSPDSPDHLDGRVVQVEGFYLDRYQVTNEQFYRFVQNGGYEQISLWDPEIVPALLDFVDSTGEPGPLFWKNGKYLSGQAQLPVVGVCWYEAAAYARWVGKRLPTDPEWVKSGSWPVPLPGARPIQRKYPWGEAFDLNKCNLWGSGHGSTVPVEKYDEGMSVGGANQLIGNVWEWTSSRFGAWQSSSSPLVLDASMRSIRGGAFDTYFETQATCDFQSGDKAVARKRNIGFRCAIGICDLIPDQSMQAEEHPAQVETQELAEVAQ; this comes from the coding sequence ATGAATCGCTATGTAGTAGGAGGGGCCGGCGTAGCAAGCGTAGTCGTATTGATATCGCTAACGTGGCTCTTCGGCAGCTTCTCTTGGGCTCTGGCTACAACCGTTCTCATTGCTGCCGTTGGCGGTGGTTTTTTCGCCTATCGACAATTCACTCAGAAGTTCGCCGCGCAGCCAAGTACCAACTCGTCGCAACCGGAAGATGCTGCACCTCGCCGAGCCGCTTCGCCCGTCGACACAAGTAATTCTAAAGACTCGCAGTCTCTTGCTCGAAAGATGTTGGATCAAGGGCGATACACTCTGCTATTACGCCCGCAAATTGCCGAAAGTATTCCGTCGAAACTGCTCAATCGTGCCCAAACGATGCTCGATGACGAAATGACGCTCGTTCCCGGGGGTGAGACGATCGTCGGAAAAGGAGCCAACGATTCACCTGATTCGCCTGATCATCTTGACGGTCGTGTCGTCCAGGTCGAAGGATTCTATCTCGATCGATACCAGGTCACTAACGAACAATTTTATCGCTTCGTTCAAAACGGCGGTTACGAACAAATCTCGCTGTGGGACCCGGAAATCGTTCCGGCACTGCTCGACTTCGTCGATTCCACGGGCGAACCAGGGCCACTGTTTTGGAAAAACGGTAAGTATCTTTCAGGACAAGCTCAGCTTCCCGTTGTAGGTGTGTGCTGGTATGAAGCCGCCGCCTACGCCCGGTGGGTTGGCAAGCGTCTGCCGACCGATCCCGAGTGGGTTAAGTCCGGCAGTTGGCCGGTGCCACTTCCAGGGGCACGCCCGATCCAACGTAAATATCCTTGGGGCGAGGCATTTGACCTCAACAAGTGCAACCTCTGGGGTAGCGGTCATGGGTCAACTGTACCGGTAGAAAAGTACGACGAAGGCATGAGTGTCGGTGGTGCCAATCAGCTGATTGGCAACGTTTGGGAATGGACCTCCAGCCGCTTCGGTGCCTGGCAATCTAGTTCTTCCCCTCTGGTGCTCGACGCATCGATGCGAAGTATTCGTGGCGGGGCTTTCGACACCTATTTCGAGACCCAGGCCACATGCGATTTCCAAAGCGGCGACAAAGCCGTCGCTCGGAAGCGAAACATCGGATTTCGCTGTGCAATTGGAATCTGTGATCTGATCCCTGACCAGTCGATGCAAGCCGAGGAACACCCGGCCCAGGTCGAAACTCAAGAACTTGCTGAGGTGGCCCAATGA
- a CDS encoding TRAFAC clade GTPase domain-containing protein produces the protein MTKRVLVAMDSYRLAECAVPLACYICGSDNNYNTELCRHCAAPLALSHQARTQGVRPQMVAVLGTAAAGKTVYLGMLLDMLTRQNSRVQVLARGAFSITLQQRTMMALSNCRFPEKTPNEPDRWNWVHCQAKINSKKNPMELIMPDMAGEAILEEIDHPNAYPAIHSFLEKCSGVILLADTDRIERGGAEQNYFLMKLITYLSEQDSRKTRGKTTRPVAIVFSKADRCEPCFDNPELYAREKTPNLWQQVQQRFTNYGFFASGVAGSVGFREELGEGTSAVPLRIEPRGIVEPFEWLVRKV, from the coding sequence ATGACCAAGCGTGTCCTCGTAGCCATGGATTCGTATCGACTCGCGGAATGCGCTGTGCCGTTGGCATGTTACATCTGCGGTAGCGATAACAACTACAACACGGAACTTTGCCGCCATTGCGCCGCGCCGCTCGCTTTGTCGCATCAGGCACGCACCCAAGGGGTTCGTCCGCAGATGGTTGCCGTCTTGGGCACCGCGGCGGCCGGTAAGACCGTGTACCTGGGGATGCTGCTGGACATGCTGACTCGGCAAAACAGCCGCGTCCAAGTGCTGGCCCGTGGGGCATTCTCCATCACGCTACAACAACGCACGATGATGGCGTTGTCGAATTGCCGTTTCCCAGAGAAAACCCCCAACGAACCCGATCGTTGGAACTGGGTTCACTGCCAGGCCAAGATCAATTCCAAGAAGAACCCGATGGAGCTGATCATGCCGGATATGGCTGGGGAAGCGATCTTGGAAGAGATCGACCATCCCAATGCCTATCCGGCCATTCATTCCTTCCTGGAAAAGTGCTCAGGTGTCATTCTGCTCGCCGATACCGATCGAATTGAACGCGGCGGGGCCGAACAGAACTACTTCCTGATGAAGCTGATCACCTATCTCAGTGAGCAAGATAGCCGCAAGACGCGTGGCAAAACGACGCGGCCGGTGGCGATCGTGTTTTCCAAAGCAGATCGCTGTGAACCATGCTTCGATAATCCCGAGTTGTATGCCCGTGAGAAAACGCCGAATCTGTGGCAACAGGTTCAACAGCGTTTTACTAACTATGGTTTCTTCGCTTCAGGTGTCGCCGGCTCGGTTGGCTTCCGCGAAGAACTGGGTGAAGGAACATCCGCCGTACCGCTGCGGATTGAGCCGCGCGGCATTGTAGAACCGTTTGAATGGCTCGTACGCAAAGTATAG